The Plutella xylostella chromosome Z, ilPluXylo3.1, whole genome shotgun sequence region ataatttgtaatttctAACGCGTAAAAAAAAGAGTGTGCTCTATAATCAACAAAATAATGCATGACGCTCTAACGAAGGCTAAACACATAAAGTTGCCATGACTCATGACTCATGGTTGGTGCACAGACCAACAGATATAAAAGTATTTCAACTATTAGCCATGGAAATGGGACTTGGGTTGAACTCGTACTTTTGCCTTTGGTTGAAAACCGGTTCGAGGTGACACCGGTCAAGACCGTATCTCATTCATGCCCATGTCTTCGACCTCAATACATTCTGTGTGATTCTTTATACTTTAAATGAAACCAAAGGTTAGAAACTGACTCATGCACCGAGGCCTTTTTAGTTCCCGATTAGGAAGATCTTTTGTCTGAGACGGTAGAAAAACCATcgcgagcaattaaaaagttaaaagagaaaagcatcaaattactcctaaacggcaAATGCTTGCTTAATGACGCCaactgcaatattgaagtacatttaacagcgcatcataTTAggtaccaactaaaaacgtaaatgttgtgttaaaattttaattatactgAATTAAAATTTGGGGCTATTTAgtatcggcattttgtgagtgaaactttttcattgctcatgagtgaattttgtgaaaaatGCATAACATCATGTTGTGCCTTACCGGTAGATTACTGCTGCGAgtgtttacaataaaaatcGTAAAAACCATAAGAGACCGAAGTCACATTCTTTCACATcgtatttctttttttataattcgaTCGATGTACGATGAATTCAACCAAtgtattattaagaaatattataaataaatgaacaataaacaattaaaaaaaaaacctttcatTGGTCGTGACAAAATACCACCTGGGATATCTGAAATTCACGATATCTCAGTCACTCGGCTCTCTCAAAAAGGGTCGAAAAGTAAAAGACAAAAGGATTTTTTTTGCGAAGAAGATAAAGatgtacactcacgtgcaaagaaacagttccacttacaaaattgcGATACTACATGgcctcaatttttttataaatttaatagtgTAGGGGCCGATGCGAGGTACCCGTCGACTCCAATCAGTAAAGTCAGTGAGGAGTTTAgttcacaaaatatattaaataagtattacagAAAGATGGACTGTAATGGTTCAGTTGTAAGTGACGACTGATCTAACTATGTAAGTTCTAGGTTAAGTAAACTGCTGCGTCAGACAACATAACTCTAGGTATGTGAAAAGGCTGTAGCCTGTACATGCTCCCAAGGGcacaaaaaaggaaaaaaatataaagtaccttaagttttaaaatctcTACTAAGTAAGTGTATAAGttaagttattatattacctagctaattacaaaattaacaataaaactCTGAACCATATCAGTTTACAAAgcaaaaaattaagtaaaataatcaaaactaaaaatcaaaattaaatcctTTTGAGTTCGCTTGCTTCTGCGACTCAATAGGAGTAGCTCTCTGGTGCATAATCTCCTGTAACTCCATTCCTTGGTTGGAGTGAGCGTGTCgacccgcgccgccgccgccgccgcgtgccgCCGGCCTCCTGCCGCAGCGCGCTCGCATCCACCACCAGCATCCGGCTGTGGCTGCTATCACCAGTAGTATTGACGACACCGCGTAGTTGCCTATCTCATACACGGATATCGAGTTCAATGTCATCTCGTGCTGCTTCTGCTCTAGAATTCGTTCCTCAAGTTCACGATGATTCTCAGTCAAATTTAGTATTtgtaagtttttatcaacATGCTTCAAATTGACGGTGACCAGGTTGTTAGTAGAGTCTATAGTAGGAACTTGTATCCCGGTATCTACATCCACTCTATTGTTTCCATAGGTGTTGTATGCGTAAATAATTTCATCCTCCTTCTGCATTACGCAATCCTGTCCAATCACAATCATTCCGGTGTTATTCAATGTTGTACTGGTTTTCATCTGACCCCCGCACATTATGCGTAGTAAATATGAAtcacaacaaacaaatatcCAGTGATTCGGTTTGTGCAATTTGATCCATTTTTCCGAACATGTGTCTTGAGTGTAGTTGCATTGTAAGGCATTTCCCTGACTTAACAATTTAGCTTCGCACGGAGCCGCTTTATTGTATAAGTTGTATATTGGGTGCCGCGCGTGACATAATATATTGTTATCGTCTGTTGTTATACATTGCTGCACTTCTAATTCATCCATGGCTATGTAAGtgtttttcacaaaattagtAGCGATGTAATCCATGGACCGCCTTATCGTTAGTTGACTCTGTCCAATTTTCATTGGTACCGGTATAGTGCGATATAAGACATATTCGTCATCGCTTATTAGTGGTATGTGCAGTTCAAATAGCATGTAGTTTGTTATTCTCGCTTTGACGTAGATCAACTTGTAAAGGTTGTTTATGTCTTTCCGTAGGTCTTTGACCGGAAAGGAGAGTCTTTTCTGTAATGTGGATGAAATATGACTCAGTTGATCAATCAGCTGACTGGGTGTAAACAGTCTCATATCCAAGTGTCCTCGGAGTACGTCAGTAAGTGCGTTGGTAAGCATTTCTTGCTGTTGTTTCAAGTCTGCTATTAATAAGTTCGCCGTCAGTGATTCAGCATTTAACTCATTCATTACTGCTAGTTGAAGTAATCGGTTTTCAATCTTTGAAAAATCCGATTCAGtttcatttatgtatttattgatgGTTTGGAATTGGCTGTTGATAAACTTCTCATGGCTCTTGATAAGTGAATTCTCCGCTTCAATTATAAGTGTTTGATTCCTCATCAATTCTACTTGGTAGTCATCGTTCATTTGCAGCTTTTGTATGTCTTCTGCGTACTTATCGGAAAAGTTTTGATCTAGTACGCCAAATAAGGTTCGTGCGAGACTTCCTACGCCGTTTATGTAACCTCGTTTCTTTCTTGATGAGTGGTCAGTTAATAACATCATGTTGTTTTCtgatatcatttttatttcatgttgCAAATGATCTGTCACTTGACTACAGTACCCGACTTCTAATCTTCCACACTGCTTGCTTAAGTGATCGACAAACCGCTGAACCTTTTCCGTAGTTTGCCAGTAATTTGTTAAGTTGTAGTACACCAGTACAATCCATTCATCGTGTATGACTTGAACCTTGGCTATTTCATCAAAGTACATTGGTCGATTAGCTTCAAATGGCGTAACTTGGTATTTCGCTGATGTTTGTGCATTTCCCGTCGGGAATATCATAAGTGTTAGCATAAGTGTTGTTATAAAGTTGCACAGTCTGCTCCTTTTGGTTCTAGGCTTCAGTTTGTTAGCAGTATCTGTCTCTTTTGATTTATGTTGATCCTTTTCAGTTGGTAAGTTATTGTCAGTTTTCATTGGCAATGGAGTCAGTTTAGTTATTGGGCGCTTGACTGTGTTATTTTGAGTCTTCAGTGTGACAACTCTAACACATCCGTCAGCTCCTGGATGAACTTCAGTTATTCTTCCCAGTGCCCATTTGCCTGGAGGTAAGCCTTTCTCTTTCACCAAGACAAGATCTCCTTTTTCTAGATCTTCTTTTCGCGTCAACCATTTACTTTTGGTCTGCAGTTGATGAAGATACTCACTGGACCATCGCTTCCAAAAATGCTGATGCATCAGTTCTACATACTTCCATCTATTCCTTAGATCCAAATGTTTTCCATCGGTAAGTTCTTCCTGTGGCAATGACATTATTGGACCACCAGTGAGAAAGTGGCCTGGAGTAAGGTATTCCAGGTCTTCCGGATCTTCGGTTATGGGGCAAAGAGGCCTACTGTTCATACACGCCTCAATCTGGTGTAACAAGGTCGTGAATTCCTCATAAGTCAATTTCTGCTCCCCGAGGACTCTTTTCAGGTGAAACTTCATCGACTTCACTGCCGCTTCCCATAGTCCGCCTGCACTTGGCCATAATGGCGCATTAAAGTGCCAGTTAATGCCTAGTTTATTCACTTCTTTGAAAAATTCTGGTGACATCAGTGTTTCAAACTGTTGAAATTCTCTTTGTAATTCTTTTGCTGCTCCGACAAAATTTTTCCCGTTGTCTGAAAACATCGATTTCACCACTCCTCTTCTTGCGCATAGTCTCTTCAAGGCCATAATAAATGACTGTGTTGTTAAATCAGACACCAGTTCTATGTGCACCGCTTTAGTAGACATGCAAATAAATATCGCTATATATCCTTTGCATGTTCTGACCCCTCGTCCCTTGTTAATTTTAACATCGACGTGTCCTGTGAAGTCGACACCAGTGTTCGTAAACGGGCGCGACGGGGTTATTCGTTCAGTAGGTAAATTTCCCATTATTTGGTCAGTCTTCGAAGCCGCGTATCGCCGGCACTTCATGCACAATCGAATTATTTTCTTGACAGCTCTATTTCCTCCAACAATCCAATAGCGTTGTCGCGTCTGTGCCAATGTTAAGCGTGCCCCTCCATGAAGAGTCAGTTCATGAGCTTGCTGTATAACTAGCTCGGTTAATCTCCCGCCATGTGGCAATATCATGGGATGTTTAGTTTCGCTAGGTAAGGCGGAAAACTGCAATCTTCCACCCACTCTCAGTACACCATTTTTATCCAAAAATGGGGataagtttaataatttactcTTGGAGTGCACCAATCCAGTTTTCAAGATCATCTCGATATCTTCTGCGAACGCGTCTCGCTGTACAGCTCTGATAATTACTTCAGTTGCGTAGTTCAGTTCCGatatagataagtatttattgtaagAGTCATTAGTTAATTGCTTCTCCCAACGTAATAAATAAGCAATTACTCGTGTTACATATTCGAGCCGACTATTGTTGTTTAGCAACGTCATCACTATGCACTCGCCGGCGCTTGTAGCTGCGGTGTCTGCACCTTTTGTCACAGTGCAAGTTTGTCGTAGGTCATGATCAGTTGAGTATGATTCATCGGTCTTTAAGTTGTCTGGACTCCATTTTTTCAGCCACTGTGGACCATTCCACCAGATTTTTTCTTCAACTAGCTGTTTCGGTGATAAACCGCGAGTTGCACAGTCAGCAGGGTTTTCTTTAGTATTCACATAACTCCACTTTGATGCCGGTACTAAGTTAGTTATCAGAATGCTTCGGTTAGCAACATATCTATCCCATCTTGTTTTATCTCCCTGAAGCCACGCTAAAACCACTTGTGAGTCAGTCCAGCAGTAGGTTTCCAGTTGAAGGTCAGTTAATGCCATCTGACATTTGTTCATCAGTTTAGCCAGTAATTGCGCACCACAAAGCTCTAATCTCGGTAATGTAGTTTTCTTTTTCGTAGGCGCGACTTTAGTTTTTGCTGTCATTAGTGTAATAACGGCTTCTCCGGTATCATTCGTCGCTTTACTGTATATGACGCAGGCGAACGCCTTTTCGCTTGCGTCGCAAAATCCATGCAACTCGGTCACATTGTTATAACAGCTGATCCACCTCGGTATTGTTACatcatttatgtttattatttcgCTTCGTATCAGTTCCCACTCTTTCGACGAGCTTTCGGAAACGTTTTCATCCCAGTTCAGTCTATCTAACCAAAGTTTTTGGAAGATCAGTTTTGCTTTGACGGTCATAGGTGATAACCATCCTAGCGGATCGTAGATTTTGCTGATGTTTGACAGTAGTACTCGTTTAGTGAGCCTTGACTTTTGCTGAGGTAATTGCCAATTGAAAACAAATACATCTTCCGTAGTATTCCAGCTGAGTCCCAAGGTTTTCATTGACTCGTCTTGTTTAAAATCGATCGTATTTtgttgacgtttgtaatattCAGGTAAGCCTTCCAGGATCGATGCTTCGTTAGTTGCCCACTTTTTCAGTACAAAACCACCTTTCAGTAATAGGTTATAGAGCTCATTTTGTAGAATTTTTGCTTCTTCAATAGTATTTCGCCCAGATATGACGTCATCCATGTAAAATTCTGACATTACGGCTTTTCTTGCTTGAGGGTAAGCGTCTCCCTCGTCGATGGCCAGTTGTTTTAGCGTACGCATAGCCAAATATGGGGCAGATTTACTCCCATAAGATACAGTGCAGAGTTGCATTTCTCTCAGCTCATCAGTAGGTGTAAACCTCCAAACAATCTTTTGTAACTGCTGCTGATCTTCATGTATAAGTATGCCTCGATACATCTTCTCGATATCGGCGATAACAGCGTATCGGTAACTTCTCCATTTGATTATTAGAGTCAGTATGTCGTTTTGCAAGTTAGGCCCCTTTTCCATGAGGTCATTCAAACTGTACTTGCTGCTAGTTTTCATAGACGCATTGAATACAACTCGTAGTTTTGTTGACGTTGACGATTCCTTTATTACACCGTGGTGAGGTAGGTAAACTTGCAGTGTCATAGTGTTCGGTTGATTGACCGCCGGTTTCATGTGACCCAGTTCAATGTATTCTTCGATGAATTGTTTGTACCGACTTGCCAATTTATCGCACCTTGCCATTCGTTTCTCTAGCTGGTGAAATTGACAGATAGCCTGAGGTTTTGAGCTTCCCAGTTTGGAGGCTATATCTTCCTTGAGAGGCATCTTAACGATGTATCTGCCATCTTCTTGCCGTTCAGTTGTTTCCGCGTAATACTTTTCACAGTACGCTTCAGAATCTGTGAGCTCGGTGTCCTTTGTTATTTCCTCTGATTCCCAGAATCTAGTTAACTCCTCTATCTCATTGAGGGTTACAAAGCACTTGAATGTTTTGGTGTTTCCGCATAGAATCCAGCCCAACTTGGTCTGCTGCGCGACGGGAGAGTTTGAATCCTGCTTCAGCACTCCCTCCAGTATAATCTCGGAGTAAATATCCGCTCCGAGCAATAGATCAATTGGGCCAGGAGTGAAGTAATCGGGGTCAGCCAGTTTAATATTGTCTAGGTGCGTCCAGTTTGACGTGGTTAGTTTAGTATTGGGTAAGTTATTAATCAGTTTGTTCATTATGAGCACctttgtaataaatttataatctgAATGTATTGATTTACACTCCAGTGTCAGTAAGCCTTTGCTGCTGCCCATTGCTGATCCAACTCCTGATACGACTGCGTTTCCCTTTTGCCTCGCCAGTCTGAGTCGCTGCGCCGCGTTCTCAGTGATCAGTGACACTTGAGATCCCTGATCCAGTAAAGCTCGTAATACTATATAGTTCCCATCAGTATTTTTAACCATAATTTTCACGGTGGTAAGTAAAACTTCTTCTTCCTCTTTTTTAACAAGGTTAGTATTTTTCTGGGGTGACCACGAAGGGGTTGATGTTGATTGTCCTTTGAAGTTAGTTTCGTGCAAAAATGTGTGGTGCGATTTGTTACACACtttgcattttttattagaaTCGCATTGTTTACCGTAATGGTCGAATAAACAATTTCTGCACACTCGTAATTTCGTGACAGTTGCAATTCTGTTAGGCACGTTCGTGCTTAAGAATGTTGGACAATTCATGAGGACGTGATCTTTCTTGCATAGTGGACAGTTTTTAATAGAAACATGGAATGATTTGCTGCCTTTTTCCGCGTTCTTGAAGCTCGGCGCCTTGACCTCGTTATTCTTGTAATAACTTTTCACCGCTGGGTGATTAGTTTTGACGGTTTCTAAGGCCATGAATTTGGATTCTAGAAAGTTCAGCAACTCCTTTAGCACTGGAAACTCTCTCGGTTTTTGTAAGCCTTGCACGTAGTCATTGTAAGTGGCTGCATCCAGCTTCTGTGACAAGAGGTGAACCACTATCGGGTCCCAAGTCGAAGTATCCAATCCAATGTTCTTTAGCGCGTTCAAGGCTTCTAATGTCGTATCATGCATCCTCTTTATTTGATACGCATTCGGTTGCTGGACAATAGGTTGGTTTAACAGAGTATTGATGTATGATGAAAATAGCAGTCTCTTATTGTCAAACCGGTTTTGAATAATTTCCCAACAGCACTCGTAATTATCTGCTGACACAGTTAAATGCTGCACCAGTTTCTCAGCTTCACCCCTAAGTTTTGTCTTCAAATGCTGCATTTTCTGTGTTTTACTGATAAGGGGGTTGTTATGAATCGTTTCCATGAAGATATCTTTAAATGAAACCCACTGAGCGTACTCGCCAGAGAATTCCGGGATTTCTACTCTCGGCGTAGACTTCTCGTAGTGTAAGTTGGCCCACATCTTCTTGTTGATGACCTTGCGTAATTCTTCATAGAGATTCTCTAACCTGTTATACTCCTGCTCATATAATTCGTTAGATCCGT contains the following coding sequences:
- the LOC119691923 gene encoding uncharacterized protein LOC119691923 → MNTEALIKRQEDCFDSIKRICVNFGKDAPERKTLEYLKKRIEALDTHWQQFAETDKLLNAGEEKNLSYFTSNVFVKAQEKYLRAKSQMVALQAQWVAELMKTQPQPTAGTSKEERGESAGTFGVVQDIFGGINTDLTDRKSVLLQQQQGNFKAFQRAATKVNIDTIEEKWDLEDRLNILKTKWNAIDKIHWELDNWLNGSNELYEQEYNRLENLYEELRKVINKKMWANLHYEKSTPRVEIPEFSGEYAQWVSFKDIFMETIHNNPLISKTQKMQHLKTKLRGEAEKLVQHLTVSADNYECCWEIIQNRFDNKRLLFSSYINTLLNQPIVQQPNAYQIKRMHDTTLEALNALKNIGLDTSTWDPIVVHLLSQKLDAATYNDYVQGLQKPREFPVLKELLNFLESKFMALETVKTNHPAVKSYYKNNEVKAPSFKNAEKGSKSFHVSIKNCPLCKKDHVLMNCPTFLSTNVPNRIATVTKLRVCRNCLFDHYGKQCDSNKKCKVCNKSHHTFLHETNFKGQSTSTPSWSPQKNTNLVKKEEEEVLLTTVKIMVKNTDGNYIVLRALLDQGSQVSLITENAAQRLRLARQKGNAVVSGVGSAMGSSKGLLTLECKSIHSDYKFITKVLIMNKLINNLPNTKLTTSNWTHLDNIKLADPDYFTPGPIDLLLGADIYSEIILEGVLKQDSNSPVAQQTKLGWILCGNTKTFKCFVTLNEIEELTRFWESEEITKDTELTDSEAYCEKYYAETTERQEDGRYIVKMPLKEDIASKLGSSKPQAICQFHQLEKRMARKDSPFRSKTYGKT